One genomic window of Methanosalsum zhilinae DSM 4017 includes the following:
- a CDS encoding zinc-ribbon domain-containing protein → MKKRKSLSETHPEIAKEWNFQLNGDLKPENITFGSNKKVWWTCIKNQEHIWQATVNNRTNKGSKCPYCNGRVNEENNLTITHPEVADEWDYELNEGYKPTDFTYGSDQKINWICKKNKSHKWNTSINNRTMNQSGCPYCAGKVATKDNNLKVLYPEIANEWDYSSNGGLKPENFLPRSKKKINWKCVKGHKWKAKISDRTIGTNCPKCYNQSSRLELFIFAELKHLFEQAKHRFKIDGTECDIYLPEINLAIEIDGSYWHSLDKDIKKNNHLKDCGVKLLRIREHPLEKIENLDIVYKKDKSYFAILKKILKKIAIFDLIGSAEKQKITAYMEENKPQNDKLYREMIFSTKLDENLAKNYPEIAKEWDYEKNYPQEPENFTPHSHEKVAWKCKKGHKWIARIKDRTRGRGCPYCSNKKAHLDNCLATINPELAKEWHPFKNGDLTPNDVLPGSKKDYWWICKKNHEWKASVYSRNNRQFGCPYCSGKKVCFEDSLENLYPELAKEWHPFKNGSVKPGHISPKSERNVWWICKKNHEWKYRIKNVVQQGYTCPYCLENE, encoded by the coding sequence ATGAAAAAAAGAAAAAGTTTGAGTGAAACACATCCTGAAATTGCTAAAGAATGGAATTTCCAATTAAATGGTGATCTAAAACCTGAAAATATCACTTTTGGATCTAACAAGAAAGTTTGGTGGACCTGTATTAAAAATCAAGAGCATATATGGCAAGCAACAGTTAATAATCGTACCAATAAAGGTTCAAAATGTCCATATTGTAATGGGAGAGTCAATGAAGAAAATAATTTAACCATAACTCATCCGGAAGTGGCTGATGAATGGGATTACGAATTGAATGAAGGGTATAAACCAACCGATTTCACTTATGGTTCTGATCAAAAAATTAATTGGATCTGTAAGAAAAATAAATCACACAAATGGAATACAAGTATCAACAACAGAACTATGAACCAAAGTGGATGCCCATACTGTGCTGGAAAAGTGGCTACAAAAGATAATAATTTGAAGGTATTATATCCTGAAATTGCAAATGAATGGGATTATTCAAGTAACGGTGGATTAAAACCCGAAAATTTTCTACCACGATCAAAAAAGAAAATCAATTGGAAATGTGTAAAAGGCCACAAATGGAAAGCGAAAATAAGTGATAGAACGATAGGAACAAACTGTCCAAAATGCTATAATCAATCATCAAGATTAGAACTATTTATTTTTGCTGAACTGAAACATCTATTTGAGCAAGCAAAGCACCGTTTCAAGATAGATGGGACTGAGTGTGATATATATCTTCCTGAAATCAATCTTGCAATTGAAATAGATGGTAGTTATTGGCATAGTCTTGATAAGGATATCAAAAAAAATAATCATTTGAAAGATTGTGGCGTAAAACTATTACGTATCCGAGAGCATCCTCTGGAAAAAATTGAAAATTTAGATATTGTATATAAGAAAGATAAATCATACTTTGCTATCCTTAAGAAAATATTAAAAAAAATCGCTATATTCGATTTGATTGGTTCTGCTGAAAAGCAAAAAATCACTGCTTATATGGAAGAAAACAAGCCACAAAATGATAAACTATACAGAGAGATGATATTCTCTACAAAATTAGATGAAAACCTTGCTAAGAATTATCCTGAAATTGCTAAGGAGTGGGATTATGAAAAAAATTATCCACAAGAACCTGAAAATTTCACTCCTCATTCACATGAAAAAGTTGCCTGGAAATGTAAAAAAGGCCACAAATGGATTGCTCGAATAAAAGACCGAACTCGTGGGCGGGGCTGTCCATATTGCTCCAATAAAAAAGCACATCTAGATAATTGTCTAGCAACAATAAATCCAGAACTTGCAAAAGAGTGGCATCCATTCAAAAATGGAGACCTGACTCCCAACGATGTACTTCCTGGCTCAAAAAAAGACTATTGGTGGATATGTAAGAAAAATCATGAATGGAAAGCAAGTGTATATTCCAGAAATAATCGCCAGTTTGGATGTCCGTATTGTTCAGGGAAAAAAGTATGTTTTGAAGATAGTTTGGAAAATTTATATCCAGAACTTGCAAAAGAGTGGCATCCATTCAAAAATGGTTCAGTAAAACCTGGCCATATTTCCCCAAAATCTGAAAGAAATGTTTGGTGGATATGTAAGAAAAATCATGAATGGAAATATCGGATTAAAAATGTGGTTCAACAAGGATATACTTGTCCATATTGTCTTGAAAATGAATGA
- a CDS encoding winged helix-turn-helix domain-containing protein: protein MHRRNRYDIINEILYIAKNGATKTRIVYGANLNSKIAKIYLKYLISKEMIHKQHDSFFTTEKGNEYQKAIKSVLEFESKKVLTQQFK, encoded by the coding sequence ATGCATAGAAGAAATAGATATGATATAATAAATGAAATACTGTACATTGCAAAAAATGGAGCCACCAAGACAAGAATTGTATATGGTGCCAATCTGAATAGCAAAATTGCAAAAATATACCTAAAATACCTGATTTCAAAAGAAATGATCCATAAACAACATGATTCCTTTTTCACTACAGAAAAAGGGAACGAATATCAAAAAGCAATTAAATCAGTACTCGAATTTGAATCAAAGAAAGTTTTAACTCAACAATTTAAGTAA
- a CDS encoding PD-(D/E)XK nuclease family protein, with amino-acid sequence MYLFKKLLSLNNEQIPVEDFFTEIFAYLLKTNPEILHTFLDSTKAPLIDYEQMVIDTQRSFEGLENHLAGSRPDIFLELFNKNEKQWIFIESKIDAQEGYQQLTKYAEHLDNSNSIQKGVLIYITKYFEPKKEKIIFRNCSNKEKLFFVQMRWYEVYKILKEYQENIECTLIKEVLMFMEEYDLSGNNQFSSVDILAMNNFLNVRKMMNETLFGKVAEKFSLVAGGVSSESTALTQLRNYGRYTVIKNQKDYFEIVLGYWLQSKSMTDFPRVGIQIAVGPKSENYDKIIQIIKEIEHKYPDKWTTFAFDDSKVWSGIKQEIPLNKFMGEEDQIKAVENYFLLILDDVENIKKEHPDLPWNILSSE; translated from the coding sequence ATGTATTTATTTAAAAAACTATTATCATTAAATAATGAACAAATACCTGTTGAAGACTTCTTTACAGAAATATTTGCTTATTTATTGAAAACAAATCCTGAAATACTTCATACTTTTTTAGATTCTACAAAAGCACCATTAATTGATTATGAACAAATGGTGATTGATACCCAAAGATCATTTGAAGGGTTAGAAAACCACCTTGCAGGCAGCAGACCAGATATTTTTTTAGAGTTATTCAACAAAAATGAAAAACAATGGATATTTATTGAATCTAAAATTGATGCTCAGGAAGGATATCAACAACTTACTAAGTATGCTGAGCATTTGGATAATTCAAATTCTATTCAAAAAGGTGTACTTATCTATATTACTAAATATTTTGAACCAAAAAAAGAGAAAATAATATTTAGAAACTGCTCTAATAAAGAAAAACTTTTTTTTGTTCAGATGCGTTGGTATGAAGTCTATAAAATTTTAAAAGAATATCAGGAGAATATAGAATGTACACTGATCAAAGAGGTTTTAATGTTTATGGAGGAATATGATTTGTCAGGAAATAATCAGTTTAGTAGTGTTGATATTCTTGCTATGAATAATTTTCTAAATGTCAGAAAGATGATGAATGAAACCCTTTTTGGTAAAGTTGCCGAGAAGTTTTCTCTGGTTGCTGGTGGGGTATCAAGTGAATCAACTGCATTGACACAATTGAGAAATTATGGTCGATATACTGTTATCAAAAACCAAAAAGATTATTTTGAAATAGTGTTGGGTTACTGGCTTCAAAGCAAAAGTATGACAGATTTTCCACGTGTAGGGATACAGATTGCAGTTGGTCCTAAATCGGAAAACTATGATAAAATTATTCAAATTATAAAAGAAATCGAGCATAAGTATCCCGACAAATGGACAACTTTCGCTTTCGATGATTCAAAAGTTTGGAGTGGAATCAAACAAGAAATACCATTAAATAAGTTTATGGGTGAAGAGGATCAGATTAAAGCAGTTGAAAATTATTTTTTATTAATATTGGATGATGTTGAAAATATCAAAAAAGAACATCCTGACTTGCCATGGAATATATTGTCATCCGAATGA
- a CDS encoding GLUG motif-containing protein has protein sequence MWGIGNTKYNLLVKLVLVLSAILILLTIFLISPVSAFAGGDGSTDNPYQISNIDQLQNMKLDLSAHYVLIDNIDASDTVNWNDGAGFEPIGNTTGYHFTGSFDGNGYEITGFYINRSGTSYIGLFGYTGFGAEIKNVGLVDVDIITGQLGQSYVGALVGYNNGFIESSYATGNVDGFANVGGLAGSNSGTINNSYATGNVDGWEYVGGLAGSNSGTVNNSYATGGVEGSSWIGGLVGDNRGSIENSYATGNVNGFANVGGLVGQSRDDGAIITSFATGNVDGSWSVGGLVGNNRGNIENSYATGSVEGSSWIGGLVGLNSGTISNSYATGNVIGNDYIGGLVGDNDGGTISNSYWNTETSGLDVSDGGEERNTSEMTYPHANNTYVGWDFEKIWIIQADINDGYPCFQHLHEIGTQNISIQKFINGEHVNEPPGPVIHLGSIIEWKFSVTNTGDVQLTHIIVIDDKLGIICEIDELEPGESKVCIMTSRAYTRQQMNTVTVTGWYDEIEIQDTDAAYYFGYRGATSADVPTASGIITVLFIGFFSLMYMRRNH, from the coding sequence ATGTGGGGAATTGGGAATACAAAATATAATTTACTTGTTAAATTGGTACTAGTGCTATCTGCAATACTGATATTATTAACTATATTTTTAATAAGTCCAGTATCAGCATTTGCAGGTGGCGATGGTTCAACAGACAATCCATATCAGATATCTAACATTGATCAACTGCAAAACATGAAATTAGATCTATCTGCGCATTATGTTCTAATTGATAATATTGATGCATCTGATACTGTGAACTGGAATGATGGTGCTGGATTTGAGCCGATAGGTAATACTACTGGTTATCATTTCACTGGCTCATTTGATGGTAATGGTTATGAGATTACTGGATTTTATATTAATAGGTCTGGTACAAGTTATATTGGACTATTTGGATATACTGGCTTTGGTGCAGAAATTAAAAATGTTGGATTAGTTGATGTAGATATTATAACAGGCCAACTAGGCCAAAGTTATGTGGGTGCATTGGTTGGTTATAATAATGGATTTATTGAAAGTTCATATGCAACTGGGAATGTTGATGGTTTTGCTAATGTTGGAGGACTTGCTGGGTCGAATTCAGGCACAATAAACAATTCATATGCAACTGGAAATGTTGATGGTTGGGAATATGTCGGTGGACTTGCTGGGTCGAATTCGGGCACAGTAAACAATTCATATGCAACAGGAGGTGTTGAAGGCTCTAGTTGGATCGGTGGACTGGTTGGAGATAATCGAGGAAGCATCGAAAACTCATATGCAACTGGAAATGTAAATGGTTTTGCTAATGTTGGTGGACTGGTTGGTCAAAGTCGTGATGATGGAGCAATTATTACTTCATTTGCAACTGGAAATGTTGACGGGAGTTGGTCTGTCGGTGGGTTGGTTGGAAATAACCGAGGAAACATCGAAAACTCATATGCAACAGGAAGTGTTGAAGGCTCTAGTTGGATCGGTGGACTGGTTGGTTTGAATAGTGGCACAATTAGCAATTCATATGCAACTGGAAATGTAATTGGTAATGATTATATCGGTGGACTGGTTGGAGATAATGATGGTGGCACAATTAGCAATTCATATTGGAACACCGAAACATCAGGACTTGATGTATCAGATGGTGGTGAGGAACGTAATACATCAGAAATGACATATCCACATGCAAACAATACTTATGTTGGATGGGATTTTGAAAAGATCTGGATCATACAAGCAGATATTAATGATGGATATCCATGTTTCCAACACTTACATGAAATTGGAACACAAAACATCAGTATTCAAAAATTTATCAATGGTGAACATGTGAATGAACCACCCGGACCGGTAATTCATCTGGGAAGTATTATCGAATGGAAATTCAGTGTTACAAACACCGGTGATGTTCAACTTACACATATTATAGTAATTGATGATAAACTGGGTATTATCTGTGAAATTGATGAACTTGAACCAGGTGAATCAAAGGTATGTATCATGACGAGTCGAGCATATACTAGACAACAGATGAATACCGTTACAGTAACTGGATGGTATGATGAGATAGAAATACAAGATACTGATGCTGCATACTACTTTGGATATAGAGGTGCGACAAGCGCTGATGTTCCAACTGCTTCGGGTATAATTACAGTCTTATTTATAGGATTTTTCTCATTAATGTATATGAGAAGGAATCATTGA